Proteins co-encoded in one Kutzneria chonburiensis genomic window:
- a CDS encoding TetR/AcrR family transcriptional regulator yields the protein MSAPVRRRGPSKGDLKQEALLETAERLLATRPLAEIGIEELARGAGISRSSFYFYFESRQAMLLALLSRVSDELVTQVVECWLQPQADMRHTVRQSIELAVRMWDEHGAVLLAAQNPDAPAEAQEFMADLNGRLVAASEEMIERNRATGAAPAGPPSAHSMATMLVGMTEHTISHNVGALGQAELVDTLTAIWHRAIFAAD from the coding sequence GTGTCCGCACCCGTCCGCCGCAGAGGCCCCAGCAAGGGCGACCTCAAACAGGAGGCGTTGCTGGAGACGGCGGAGCGGCTGCTGGCGACCAGGCCGCTGGCCGAGATCGGCATCGAGGAGCTGGCCAGGGGTGCCGGCATCTCCCGCTCCAGCTTCTACTTCTACTTCGAGTCCCGGCAGGCCATGCTGCTGGCCCTGCTGTCACGGGTGTCGGACGAGCTCGTCACGCAGGTCGTCGAGTGCTGGCTGCAACCCCAGGCCGACATGCGGCACACGGTCCGGCAGAGCATCGAGCTGGCCGTCCGGATGTGGGACGAGCACGGCGCGGTGCTGCTGGCCGCGCAGAACCCGGACGCCCCGGCGGAGGCCCAGGAGTTCATGGCCGACCTGAACGGCCGGCTGGTCGCGGCGTCCGAGGAGATGATCGAGCGCAATCGCGCGACGGGGGCGGCCCCGGCGGGACCGCCCTCCGCGCACTCGATGGCCACCATGCTGGTGGGCATGACCGAGCACACCATCTCGCACAACGTGGGCGCGCTGGGCCAGGCCGAGCTGGTGGACACGCTGACCGCGATCTGGCACCGCGCGATCTTCGCCGCGGACTAG
- a CDS encoding VOC family protein yields the protein MPEASAYARGVPCWIDISCTDINAGKEFYAALFGWEYFTGPAESGYYTQALLDGKSVAGLMSQPDQPVAWTTYLKADDADLTHKAIVEHGGQPMTEVIDVMGEGRMIIAADPTGGVFGVWEPGRHIGSRVVNEPGAVVWNELSTPNAARAREFYGSVFGLEIGDPMPDFDYTTIKADGRDVGGIFTVPDAQPEWRVYFAVADTDATTAIADSNGATVLTQPKDTPFGRMAVIQDPQGAVFALMSVSQN from the coding sequence ATGCCCGAGGCGAGCGCCTATGCGCGCGGAGTGCCGTGCTGGATCGACATTTCCTGCACGGACATCAATGCCGGCAAGGAGTTCTACGCGGCGCTGTTCGGCTGGGAGTACTTCACCGGTCCGGCCGAGTCCGGTTACTACACCCAGGCGCTGCTGGACGGGAAGTCGGTCGCCGGGCTGATGTCGCAGCCCGACCAGCCGGTGGCCTGGACGACGTACCTCAAGGCCGACGATGCCGACCTGACCCACAAGGCCATCGTCGAGCACGGCGGGCAGCCGATGACCGAGGTCATCGACGTGATGGGCGAGGGCCGGATGATCATCGCGGCCGACCCGACCGGCGGCGTGTTCGGCGTGTGGGAGCCCGGCCGGCACATCGGCTCGCGGGTGGTCAACGAGCCCGGCGCGGTGGTGTGGAACGAGCTGTCGACACCCAATGCCGCGCGGGCGCGGGAGTTCTACGGGTCCGTGTTCGGCCTGGAGATCGGCGATCCCATGCCGGACTTCGACTACACGACGATCAAGGCCGACGGCCGGGACGTCGGCGGGATCTTCACCGTGCCGGACGCGCAGCCGGAGTGGCGGGTGTACTTCGCCGTGGCCGACACGGATGCCACCACGGCCATCGCCGACAGCAACGGGGCGACCGTGCTCACCCAGCCCAAGGACACGCCGTTCGGCCGCATGGCGGTGATCCAGGATCCCCAGGGCGCCGTCTTCGCCCTGATGTCGGTATCGCAGAACTGA
- a CDS encoding beta-N-acetylhexosaminidase, giving the protein MSTIPRQLVLAAAAITLLGTAGAAQAAPVKPKAVPYASVVPAPATVAQASSVFTLGSGARIAASGQAAPVGDYLAGALRPATGFALPVDKAFVAHAFDPIQLLVAPDPSLGDEGYQLTVNTNSVVLTANKPAGLFEGVQTLRQLLPASIDASTKQAGPWTIQGGRITDHPRFGYRGAMLDVSRHFFGVDTVKSYIDEIARYKVNTLHLHLSDDQGWRIQINSWPRLATYGGSTQVGGGAGGYYTQAQYKDIVAYAASRFITIIPEIDMPGHTNAALASYAELNCNGVAPPLYTGTDVGFSTLCVNKDITYKFLDDVIGELAAITPGPYIHIGGDESQSTTDADYKAFIPKVQAIVAKHGKIAIGWHDISKADLLPSTIGQYWDTTPTNAAVQAAAKKGTHFVLSPANLAYLDMKYTASTPLGQDWAGLIEAKDAYSWDPGKYLTGVSAANVNGVEGPLWTETITKLADIQYMAFPRLAELAELGWSQAATHNWTTFKTRLAAQGPRWKAQGVNFYASPQVPWAK; this is encoded by the coding sequence ATGTCAACGATCCCCCGGCAGCTGGTCCTCGCGGCCGCCGCCATCACGTTGCTCGGGACGGCGGGTGCCGCGCAGGCGGCACCGGTGAAACCGAAGGCGGTGCCGTACGCCAGCGTGGTGCCGGCCCCGGCCACCGTGGCCCAGGCCAGCTCGGTCTTCACGCTGGGCAGCGGGGCCAGGATCGCCGCCAGTGGCCAGGCCGCACCGGTCGGCGACTACCTGGCCGGCGCGCTGCGCCCGGCGACCGGCTTCGCCTTACCGGTGGACAAGGCGTTCGTCGCGCACGCGTTCGACCCGATCCAGCTGCTCGTCGCGCCCGACCCGTCCCTCGGCGACGAGGGCTACCAGCTGACGGTCAACACGAACTCGGTGGTGCTGACCGCGAACAAGCCGGCCGGCCTGTTCGAGGGCGTGCAGACGCTGCGCCAGCTGCTGCCGGCCAGCATCGACGCCAGCACCAAGCAGGCCGGCCCGTGGACGATCCAGGGCGGCCGGATCACCGACCACCCGCGCTTCGGCTACCGCGGCGCGATGCTGGACGTGTCCCGCCACTTCTTCGGCGTGGACACGGTCAAGAGCTACATCGACGAGATCGCCCGGTACAAGGTCAACACGCTGCACCTGCACCTGAGCGACGACCAGGGCTGGCGCATCCAGATCAACAGCTGGCCGCGGCTGGCCACCTATGGCGGCAGCACCCAGGTCGGCGGCGGCGCCGGCGGCTACTACACGCAGGCCCAGTACAAGGACATCGTGGCCTACGCGGCCAGCCGGTTCATCACGATCATCCCCGAGATCGACATGCCCGGGCACACCAACGCCGCACTGGCCTCCTACGCCGAGCTGAACTGCAACGGCGTGGCCCCGCCGCTCTACACCGGCACCGACGTCGGCTTCAGCACGCTGTGCGTGAACAAAGACATCACCTACAAGTTCCTCGACGACGTGATCGGCGAGCTGGCGGCGATCACCCCCGGCCCGTACATCCACATCGGCGGCGACGAGTCGCAGTCCACCACCGACGCCGACTACAAGGCGTTCATCCCCAAGGTCCAGGCGATCGTGGCCAAGCACGGCAAGATCGCCATCGGCTGGCACGACATCAGCAAGGCCGATCTGCTGCCGTCGACCATCGGGCAGTACTGGGACACCACGCCGACCAACGCCGCCGTGCAGGCCGCGGCCAAGAAGGGCACGCATTTCGTGCTGTCCCCGGCCAACCTGGCCTACCTGGACATGAAGTACACCGCCAGCACGCCGCTGGGCCAGGACTGGGCCGGCCTGATCGAGGCCAAGGACGCCTACAGCTGGGACCCGGGCAAGTACCTGACCGGGGTCAGCGCGGCCAACGTCAACGGCGTCGAGGGTCCACTGTGGACGGAGACCATCACCAAGCTGGCCGACATCCAGTACATGGCCTTCCCACGGCTGGCCGAGCTGGCCGAGCTGGGCTGGTCGCAGGCGGCGACGCACAACTGGACCACGTTCAAGACGCGGCTGGCCGCGCAGGGGCCGCGGTGGAAGGCGCAGGGCGTGAACTTCTACGCCTCGCCGCAGGTGCCGTGGGCTAAGTAG
- a CDS encoding cytochrome P450: MTLTVDDTPFGFDPMKPGFRDDPYSVYRRQRESDPVHHSAMGIWTLTRHADIEAALRDQKLGHGVGINRAADHLSFLTLNPPDHTRLRGLVSRAFTPKVIRELRPRIQQRVDDLLAPLRGAGEFDLMSAFAYPLPVIVISELIGVPVEDQARFSGWSEEMARGIDPDFMQTPEQLVRRDEAKLEFDNYFRELIAARRGHPADDLLTGLIAAEQDGDKLDEQELLDILALLLVAGHETTVNLIGNGTLALLRNPAQLAFLRDNPDQAPAATEELLRYDSPVQFVSRVALADTEVAGASVLAGEIVSMILGAANRDPDAFPDPDRLDLTRQPGRLVSFGQGIHFCLGAPLARLEGQLALAGLATALPELTLVDDRPVYRDHFILRGVSALTVSA; encoded by the coding sequence ATGACGCTGACCGTGGACGACACGCCGTTCGGCTTCGATCCGATGAAGCCCGGCTTCCGCGACGACCCGTACTCCGTCTACCGACGGCAGCGCGAGAGCGATCCGGTGCACCACAGCGCGATGGGCATCTGGACGTTGACCAGGCACGCCGACATCGAGGCGGCGCTGAGGGACCAGAAGCTCGGGCACGGGGTCGGCATCAACCGTGCGGCGGATCACCTGTCGTTCCTGACGTTGAACCCGCCGGACCACACGCGGCTGCGAGGACTGGTCAGCCGGGCCTTCACGCCCAAGGTGATCCGCGAGCTGCGACCTCGTATCCAGCAGCGGGTGGACGATTTGCTGGCTCCGTTGCGTGGCGCCGGCGAATTCGACCTGATGAGCGCCTTCGCCTATCCGCTGCCGGTGATCGTGATCAGCGAACTCATCGGCGTGCCGGTCGAGGACCAGGCACGGTTCAGCGGCTGGTCGGAGGAGATGGCCCGTGGCATCGACCCCGACTTCATGCAGACGCCCGAGCAGCTGGTCCGCCGGGACGAGGCCAAGCTGGAGTTCGACAACTACTTCCGTGAACTCATCGCCGCCCGCCGCGGGCATCCGGCCGACGACCTGCTCACCGGGCTGATCGCCGCCGAGCAGGACGGCGACAAGCTGGACGAGCAGGAGCTGCTCGACATCCTCGCGCTGCTGCTGGTCGCCGGACACGAGACCACCGTCAACCTCATCGGCAACGGCACCCTGGCCCTGCTGCGCAATCCCGCGCAGCTGGCCTTCCTGCGGGACAACCCCGACCAGGCGCCGGCCGCCACCGAGGAGCTGCTCCGCTACGACTCGCCGGTGCAGTTCGTGTCCCGGGTCGCGTTGGCCGACACCGAGGTCGCCGGCGCTTCCGTGCTGGCCGGCGAGATCGTGTCCATGATCCTCGGCGCCGCCAACCGCGACCCCGACGCCTTCCCCGACCCCGACCGTCTTGACCTGACCCGGCAGCCCGGCCGCCTCGTCTCGTTCGGACAGGGCATCCACTTCTGCCTCGGCGCCCCCTTGGCCCGCTTGGAGGGTCAGCTGGCACTGGCCGGCCTCGCCACCGCGCTGCCCGAGCTGACGCTCGTCGACGACCGTCCGGTCTACCGTGACCACTTCATCCTGCGGGGAGTGTCGGCGCTGACGGTCAGCGCCTGA
- a CDS encoding VC0807 family protein has translation MTEPTKSPGVATILKSLVFDVGVPTAAYFVAHWLGASDFVALLAGSLIALLRTLVVAARDRKFQLFSAVMVGVFTVGIVLSFLTGDVKFLLVKESAGTFVAGVAFLVSCLIGKPLIYFAALRMQPAREAEFAQLWTTRPEFRHTFVVLSAVWGFGLLFEALLRIPLVFVLPTEVMVTVSTVMIIVAFVLLAVWTKWYAGRRQAKFAQLQPATEA, from the coding sequence ATGACCGAGCCCACGAAGTCGCCCGGTGTGGCCACGATCCTGAAGTCGCTGGTTTTCGACGTCGGCGTGCCGACGGCGGCCTACTTCGTGGCCCACTGGCTGGGGGCGAGCGACTTCGTCGCGCTGCTGGCCGGCTCGCTGATCGCGCTGCTGCGCACGCTGGTCGTCGCGGCCCGGGACCGCAAGTTCCAGCTGTTCTCGGCCGTGATGGTCGGCGTGTTCACCGTCGGCATCGTGCTCTCGTTCCTGACCGGCGACGTGAAGTTCTTGCTGGTCAAGGAATCCGCCGGCACCTTCGTGGCCGGCGTCGCCTTCCTGGTCAGCTGCCTGATCGGCAAGCCGCTGATCTACTTCGCGGCGCTGCGCATGCAGCCGGCCCGGGAAGCCGAGTTCGCCCAGCTGTGGACGACCCGGCCGGAGTTCCGCCACACCTTCGTGGTGCTGTCGGCGGTATGGGGCTTCGGGTTGCTGTTCGAGGCGCTGCTGCGGATCCCGCTGGTGTTCGTGCTGCCGACCGAGGTCATGGTCACCGTGTCGACCGTGATGATCATCGTCGCGTTCGTGCTGCTGGCCGTGTGGACCAAGTGGTATGCCGGCCGCCGGCAGGCCAAGTTCGCCCAACTCCAGCCGGCCACCGAGGCCTAG
- a CDS encoding carotenoid oxygenase family protein, translating into MTPNYLTGELAPVDDEIEAYDLQVEGTLPTELTGRYFRNGSNPVPGEDPGHWFTGQGMLHGIRLNQGRAEWYRNRWVHTKRMDGGALYGPDGSRDLAAGAANTSVIEHGGKIFALMETSYPWEISPELETVAPCDFGGRLTTGMTAHPKEDPETGELHFFDYGMRPPFLTYHRLSADGELVTSFPVQVAGPTMMHDFAVTRNHVVWLDLPVVFDFQLIGRGMPYQWSDKYTSRIGVMGKDDPTVTWFEVDPCYVFHVGNAREDGQGRVILDAVRYDRDAWFESWTKIGGAPRAEQAASLAVSKLHRWILDPSTGKVTEQELDDGSIEFPTVDDRRVGLANRYLYGVDEHAIVKFDTDRGVIGRHELGAEWRAGEAVFVPAADSSGEDEGWLLSIATNTDPAVASQLLVHDATDVAAKPVASVVLPRRVPAGFHGSWIPDGELSR; encoded by the coding sequence ATGACTCCGAACTACCTGACCGGCGAGCTGGCCCCGGTCGACGACGAGATCGAGGCGTACGACCTCCAGGTCGAAGGCACCCTGCCGACCGAGCTGACCGGCCGCTACTTCCGCAACGGGTCCAACCCGGTGCCCGGCGAGGACCCCGGCCACTGGTTCACCGGCCAGGGCATGCTGCACGGCATCCGCCTCAACCAGGGCCGCGCCGAGTGGTACCGCAACCGCTGGGTGCACACCAAGCGCATGGACGGCGGCGCCCTGTACGGCCCCGACGGCAGCCGCGACCTCGCCGCCGGCGCGGCCAACACGTCCGTCATCGAGCACGGCGGCAAGATCTTCGCGCTGATGGAGACCAGCTACCCGTGGGAGATCAGCCCCGAGCTGGAGACGGTCGCGCCGTGCGACTTCGGCGGCCGCCTCACCACCGGCATGACCGCGCACCCCAAGGAAGACCCCGAGACCGGCGAGCTGCACTTCTTCGACTACGGCATGCGACCGCCGTTCCTGACCTACCACCGGCTCTCCGCCGACGGCGAGCTCGTCACGAGCTTCCCGGTGCAGGTGGCCGGGCCGACGATGATGCACGACTTCGCCGTCACCCGGAACCACGTGGTGTGGCTGGACCTGCCGGTCGTGTTCGACTTCCAGCTGATCGGCCGCGGCATGCCGTACCAGTGGAGCGACAAGTACACCTCGCGCATCGGCGTGATGGGCAAGGACGACCCGACCGTCACCTGGTTCGAAGTCGACCCGTGCTACGTCTTCCACGTCGGCAACGCCCGTGAGGACGGGCAGGGCCGCGTCATCCTGGACGCCGTCCGCTACGACCGCGACGCCTGGTTCGAGAGCTGGACCAAGATCGGCGGCGCGCCGCGGGCCGAGCAGGCCGCCTCGCTGGCCGTCAGCAAGCTGCACCGCTGGATCCTCGACCCGAGCACCGGCAAGGTCACCGAGCAGGAGCTGGACGACGGCAGCATCGAGTTCCCGACCGTCGACGACCGCCGCGTCGGCCTGGCCAACCGCTACCTGTACGGGGTCGACGAACACGCCATCGTCAAGTTCGACACCGACCGCGGCGTGATCGGCCGGCACGAGCTCGGGGCAGAGTGGCGCGCCGGAGAGGCAGTCTTTGTGCCGGCGGCGGACTCCAGCGGGGAAGATGAGGGCTGGCTGCTGTCGATCGCCACCAACACCGATCCGGCCGTTGCCTCCCAACTGCTCGTGCACGATGCCACCGACGTGGCCGCCAAGCCGGTCGCGTCGGTGGTGCTACCCCGTCGGGTGCCGGCCGGCTTCCACGGGTCCTGGATTCCGGACGGAGAACTGTCGCGATGA
- a CDS encoding DUF6247 family protein, which yields MASPAHYSNSDPHQSAESMAQGHTEWAGDEEAAARFGSPASIRAALLSEQVAEFDAAYDAALTAARQTLSLDQLHQVLRVWRRVAWQTETDANALREMADATAEVRRTGTPRDGSVSWQELKAELGI from the coding sequence ATGGCCTCGCCGGCGCACTACTCGAACTCGGATCCGCATCAGTCCGCCGAGTCGATGGCCCAGGGGCACACGGAGTGGGCCGGCGACGAGGAAGCCGCGGCCAGGTTCGGCTCGCCGGCCTCGATCCGGGCGGCGTTGCTGTCCGAGCAGGTGGCCGAGTTCGACGCCGCCTACGACGCGGCGCTCACCGCCGCCCGGCAGACGCTCAGCCTGGACCAGTTGCACCAGGTGTTGCGGGTCTGGCGGCGGGTGGCATGGCAGACCGAGACCGACGCCAATGCCCTGCGCGAGATGGCGGACGCCACCGCCGAGGTGCGTCGCACGGGTACGCCTCGCGACGGCAGTGTTTCCTGGCAGGAGCTCAAGGCCGAGCTGGGCATCTGA
- a CDS encoding GNAT family N-acetyltransferase, which translates to MSTPDDIVDFLVGFSCRQATDVIEVPGGVAVRHRDFPASYNNNRVLVREPVEAGELLAAVDEVMADLDYRVIVFLDDEPGREFGPAAEAAGYQAHELVPMRFGAKVPPEPAVRVESLKLPVMIEALRRNWRAEEPELPEDEVEQLATRIAARQRGADEVHFLGVLADGQPVAWADLYLHQGIAQIEYVLTPPGYQGRGYSTAIMHEALRRARDCETVFLFADGVDWPQHWYGRLGFTPVGRFHEYVRTT; encoded by the coding sequence ATGAGCACCCCCGACGACATCGTCGACTTCCTGGTCGGGTTTTCCTGCCGACAGGCCACGGACGTGATCGAGGTGCCGGGCGGGGTGGCGGTCCGACATCGGGACTTTCCGGCCTCGTACAACAACAACCGGGTGCTGGTGCGGGAGCCGGTCGAGGCGGGGGAGCTGCTGGCGGCGGTGGACGAGGTGATGGCGGACCTGGACTACCGCGTGATCGTGTTCCTCGACGACGAACCGGGGCGGGAGTTCGGGCCGGCGGCGGAGGCGGCGGGGTATCAGGCGCACGAGCTGGTGCCGATGAGGTTCGGGGCCAAGGTGCCGCCGGAGCCGGCGGTACGGGTGGAGTCGCTGAAACTGCCGGTGATGATCGAGGCGCTGCGGCGGAACTGGCGGGCCGAGGAGCCGGAGCTGCCGGAGGACGAGGTGGAGCAGCTGGCCACCCGCATCGCGGCGCGGCAGCGGGGTGCGGACGAGGTGCACTTCCTCGGGGTGCTGGCCGACGGTCAACCGGTCGCCTGGGCGGATCTGTATCTGCACCAAGGGATCGCGCAGATCGAGTACGTGCTGACGCCGCCCGGGTACCAAGGCCGCGGCTACTCGACGGCGATCATGCACGAGGCGCTGCGCCGGGCCCGGGACTGCGAGACGGTGTTCCTGTTCGCCGACGGCGTCGACTGGCCCCAACACTGGTACGGCCGACTGGGGTTCACCCCAGTCGGCCGCTTCCACGAGTACGTCAGGACTACTTAG
- a CDS encoding acetyl-CoA C-acetyltransferase produces the protein MSTEAFVFDAVRTPRGKGKQTGSLHEVKPVSLLVGLIDELRTRNPNLDPARIDDVVLGCVTPVGDQGADIAKTAALAAGLPNTVAGVQLNRFCASGLEAVNIAAQKVRSGWDDLILAGGVESMSRVPMGSDGGAWAMDPETAYDTSFVPQGIGADLIASIEGFSREDVDAYAVESQARAAKAQSNGFFDRSVVPVRDRNGLAVLERDEFIRPQTTLEGLGELKPSFAMIGEMGGFDSVALQKYHWVERINHVHTAGNSSGIVDGAALVAIGSEQIGKEFGLTPRARIVATAVSGADPTIMLTGPAPACRKALAKAGLTVDDIDLVEMNEAFAAVVLRFMRDMDIPWDKVNVNGGAIALGHPLGATGAMILGTIVDELERRELRYGMVTLCIGGGMGLATIVERV, from the coding sequence ATGAGCACCGAAGCTTTTGTGTTCGACGCGGTCCGGACCCCGCGGGGGAAGGGCAAGCAGACCGGGTCGCTGCACGAGGTCAAGCCCGTATCCCTGCTCGTCGGCCTGATCGACGAGCTGCGCACCCGCAACCCGAACCTCGATCCGGCCCGCATCGACGACGTGGTGCTGGGCTGCGTGACCCCGGTCGGCGACCAGGGCGCCGACATCGCCAAGACGGCCGCACTGGCCGCGGGCCTGCCGAACACGGTGGCCGGCGTGCAGCTGAACCGGTTCTGCGCCTCGGGCCTGGAGGCGGTGAACATCGCGGCGCAGAAGGTGCGCTCGGGCTGGGACGACCTGATCCTGGCCGGCGGCGTCGAGTCGATGTCCCGGGTCCCGATGGGCTCGGACGGCGGCGCCTGGGCGATGGACCCGGAGACGGCCTACGACACGAGCTTCGTGCCGCAGGGCATCGGCGCGGACCTGATCGCCTCGATCGAAGGCTTCTCCCGCGAGGACGTGGACGCCTACGCGGTGGAGTCGCAGGCCCGCGCGGCCAAGGCGCAGAGCAACGGCTTCTTCGACCGCTCGGTGGTCCCGGTCCGCGACCGCAACGGCCTCGCGGTGCTGGAGCGTGACGAGTTCATCCGCCCGCAGACCACGCTGGAGGGCCTCGGCGAGCTGAAGCCGTCCTTCGCGATGATCGGCGAGATGGGCGGCTTCGACTCGGTGGCGCTGCAGAAGTACCACTGGGTCGAGCGCATCAACCACGTGCACACGGCCGGCAACTCGTCGGGCATCGTGGACGGCGCCGCGCTGGTGGCGATCGGCAGCGAGCAGATCGGCAAGGAGTTCGGCCTGACGCCGCGGGCCCGCATCGTGGCGACGGCGGTCAGCGGCGCGGACCCGACGATCATGCTGACCGGCCCGGCCCCGGCCTGCCGCAAGGCGCTGGCCAAGGCCGGCCTGACGGTGGACGACATCGACCTGGTCGAGATGAACGAGGCGTTCGCCGCGGTCGTGCTGCGCTTCATGCGCGACATGGACATCCCGTGGGACAAGGTCAACGTCAACGGCGGCGCGATCGCGCTGGGCCACCCGCTGGGCGCCACCGGCGCGATGATCCTCGGCACCATCGTGGACGAGCTGGAGCGTCGCGAGCTGCGGTACGGAATGGTCACCCTGTGCATCGGCGGCGGCATGGGCCTCGCCACCATCGTCGAGCGCGTCTGA
- a CDS encoding DUF3800 domain-containing protein, with protein MRYVARVHFCYIDESGGSESPDRGINSTPVMVILGLIVEAGAVPGLTRDFLALKRRYFPRRFNTGLALDEVLHELKGNEVLQMVRSDSRNRRRQASLIQQALIELVNRHGGKVVGRIWVKRPGKGLKPDATYCYAAQDIAKHFSQYLIERSSTGLLIADGRDPEANSRVAHSIFTQKYRVAGDPYPPVLEVPLFSDSRNHVGIQIADLLASTLVFPMAAVAYGTKCVSVHSSGRYHRVRDDHGEALRELQFRYLDETGRWRGGLVVSDIGCKRTGSLLFSAAP; from the coding sequence ATGCGCTATGTTGCCCGGGTGCATTTCTGCTATATCGACGAGTCCGGCGGCTCAGAATCACCCGATCGGGGAATTAACTCGACTCCGGTGATGGTGATTCTGGGGCTTATCGTCGAGGCCGGCGCCGTTCCCGGCCTCACCCGTGATTTCCTGGCCCTCAAGCGGCGGTACTTCCCGCGCCGCTTCAACACCGGCCTCGCCCTGGACGAGGTGCTGCACGAGCTCAAGGGCAACGAGGTGCTGCAGATGGTCCGCAGCGACTCCCGCAACCGGCGCCGCCAGGCCTCGCTGATCCAACAGGCCCTGATCGAACTGGTCAACCGGCACGGCGGCAAGGTCGTCGGGCGAATCTGGGTCAAGCGCCCCGGCAAGGGGCTCAAGCCGGACGCCACCTACTGCTACGCCGCGCAGGACATCGCGAAGCATTTCTCCCAGTATCTGATCGAGCGGAGCTCGACCGGGCTGCTCATCGCCGACGGCCGGGACCCGGAGGCCAACTCGCGGGTCGCGCACTCGATATTCACGCAGAAGTACCGGGTCGCCGGCGACCCGTATCCGCCCGTGTTGGAAGTGCCGCTGTTCTCCGACAGCCGAAACCATGTCGGTATCCAGATCGCCGACCTGCTGGCCTCCACTCTCGTGTTCCCGATGGCCGCCGTCGCGTACGGCACGAAATGCGTTTCCGTTCACTCCTCCGGGCGATACCACCGGGTGCGGGACGACCATGGCGAGGCGCTGCGGGAATTGCAGTTCCGCTACCTCGACGAGACCGGCCGCTGGCGCGGCGGACTGGTCGTGAGTGACATCGGGTGCAAGCGAACCGGGTCGCTGCTGTTCAGCGCGGCCCCCTGA